A window of Gloeothece verrucosa PCC 7822 genomic DNA:
TGTTACTCATAAACTTGAAGAAGCCTATCGAGTGTGTAAAGATTTATTGGTATTAGACGGAGGTCAAATTATTGAGGCAGGAAGTAAACAGGAAATCTTTGAAAGGCCTCGCACTTTTAAAACAGCACAATTAACTGAATGTAAAAATTTTTCTAGTGCCCAGAGGCTTGACGATCAAACAGTAAAAGCGATAGAGTGGAATTGTATTTTACAAGTAGTGGAATTTATTCCAGATCACCTTAGTTATGTGGGTTATCGCGCCCATCAATTTAATTTTACGCAAGACCCAGAACAAGCTAATACCTTTCCTTGTTGGTTAGTGACTATTAGTGAAACTCAACATCGAATCACCCTATATCTAAAACTTCATGAAGACCCGGGGACTAATAAAACCTATGATTTGTTAGTGGAAGTGTTTAAAGACAAATGGTTTGAGTTAAAAAAACAGCCTTGTCCTTGGTACATTACCTTAAATCCTTGGAAAGTGATTTTATTAGAAAATTGACTGAGGAAAAAATGAAGAGAAAAAATTTTATAGGATTACTCCTGTGTTTGATGTTGACTTTTATAGGAACTGTTAGCTGTAGTCAGTCCTCAGATAATACAACTTCTAATTCCCCATCTGAACCGGTAAAGTTGACCATATCAGCCGCTATCAGTCTTAAAGATGCTCTAACGGAAATAAAAAAAATTTATCAACCAGAAAATTTTAATCCTAAACTAACTTATAATTTTGGGAGTTCAGGAACGTTACAGCAGCAAATTGAACAAGGCGCACCAATTGATGTTTTTATTTCGGCGGCTCCCAAACAAATAAATGCTTTAGAAGCTAAGAAGCTTTTATTAGAAGGAACTCGCCAAAACTTGTTAAAAAATAATGTGGTTTTAGTGGTGGCTAAAAATACTGATGAGGCGAATATTTCCGATTTTAAAGATTTAACAAATAGCAAAATTAAACGTTTGTCTATTGGCGACCCGGGGAGTGTTCCTGCTGGACAATATGGTAAAGAAGTTTTAACTTTTTTCAATATTTATGAGCAAATTAAACCTAAAATCGTTTTTGCTAAAGATGTTCGCCAAGTTTTAGCTTATTTGGGTACAGGTAATCTTGATGCAGGGATTGTTTATGGAACAGATGCCTTAACCTCAGATAAAGTTAGAGTAGTAGCTACAGCCTCAGAAAATACGCATCAACCGATTATTTATCCTATATCTGTGCTGAAAAATAGTAAAAATGTCGAGGCTGCCCAGCAATTTATTCAATTTCTTTCAAGTCCTCCTGCTCAAACAATATTTGAAAAGTATGGCTTTAAGATGGCACAGTAACTAAAGTTTAGTAACCTAACTTTAAAGACGTAGATATTGCTCAAAGAAATTTGTCAATTCCTGCTCTGCATCAACCGCAGCCTCAAAATTGTAAGAAGAACGCTCATCACAGAAAAACCCGTGATCGGCATCGTCATAAACCTTTAAAAAATATTCTTTATCGAGTTCACGAAAGCGAGATTCGATTTGTTCAATTCGTTTCCTTGCAATAAATGGATCTGCACCACCGAAAAATAAATATACGGGAATGGTAATGTTTTTAACGGCCTCGATCCACTCATCAAAAACCATACCGTAAAAGGGAGCAGCTGCTTTAATTTCATTAGAAAATTTACAAGCACTCATAAAAGTCAGTCCCCCGCCTAAACAGAATCCCGTCATTCCAATGCGATCTTCTTTCACATTTGAGCAGGATTTCAAATAAGCTAATGCCGCCCTAATGTCATTTTCCGTAGCCAACAGATCGAGACGATACATCATAGCCATCGCTTGTTCTACTTCGTCATAGGAGAACGTGTTGAGAGGTAACTCTCGGTAATATAAATCAGGGGCAAGAACCACATAACCCCATGCAGCAATTCGGCGGGCCACGTCTTTTATATGGGATGTTAAACCAAAAGCTTCCATTAGGAGAATAATAGCAGGTTCCGGACTCTCTGAAAGTGGCCGACACAAAAAGGCAGGCATTTGTCCGTCGTCGGTAGGAATTATGACATCTATCTGTTCAAGTTTCATCAACATTTAGCCTATCTAATTAACTTTTATTTATTTAACTATTAATTATAGATAAGATTCTGGGTATCCTCCTTTAGGATAAAAATTTAGGCTCTTTCGGCATCGTGGGCGAAAATGTTTATATTGCTACAAAATACACAGTGGTGGGTTACGGAGCGGATCAAAATTTATCCGTTTCTTATAAAAATTATCCCCACACCTAACCCACCCTACAATAAGGAAGCTTTTCTTATCACCAGAAGTACGGGAGAGCCAAAAATTAGACCTCTTGCAGAAATTATCATTTTTGAAAAAAAAGAATAAGTATCAAATATTTTTCCTTCTCCCGACTTCTGCAAAAAGTCTAATGTTTGATGGTGTTATAATTCATCCGTTTCAAGCTCGTTATTTTGCCGCATAGCCTGATTATTCAACCGAGTTAAAGCTGAGGGAGATAATGAGGAATGACTCGCTTTTCCGGGTCGTTGTTCATCATTAATTCCTCCTGCGGCTGGAAGTAACCAGTTAACCCATTTTAAAAGATCACTGGTAAACCCTGGAAAGAGACCATGAAAGCGAGTAGCAATAAATGCAGGAATTGATAAAGTTACTTCAGAAGCACCTCGCCGAATAGCGGCTAAAATTTGTCGCGCGGCGGCATCTGCACTCATGGATATTATAGGGAGAGAATCGCTGAGACTAAACCAGGTATATTCAGCCCGATAATGACCTTTAAAAAAAGCATTTTCGGTACTTCCTGTTCGCATTAATCCAGGGCAAACAGTAGTAACAATAATTCCATCACGTGCTAATTCCGAACGCATTCCCTCAGAGAGTCCAACTAAAGCAAACTTGCTGGCACTATAAGGTAATAAATGAGGAACACTAATTTTTCCGCCTATAGAGGAAATATTAACAATTCGACCGGTTTTTCGTTTTCTCATACTAGGAACAACCGCAAGGGTGGTATAAAGAGGACTCCAAAAATGAACATTCATGGCGGCTTCGTAATCAGATAGGGTCATGGTTTGATATGGGCCGACTTGAATCATACCTGCATTATTAATCAGCACATCAATACTGCCTAAAGAGTTATTAACTGTTTCAATTAACTCCTGGACTTGAGATAAATTGGTGACATCACAGGGAATTGTCAAGACTTTTGCTCCTGTTTCTTCTAACTCAGATTTAGCGGCTTCGAGTTCTGCCGTATTTCTGGCACAGATAGCTAATATAGCACCCTGTTTTATTAGCTGGCGTGCCATGACTAAACCAAGGCCACGAGAGCCGCCAGTAATTAATACGGTCTTATCTTTAAAATTATATTGGCTTTCTTGCCACCAGCGTAAAATAGTAAGCAAAACCCAAAATGTGCCTATAGCGGCTAGAATAAAACCTATAGGATGGTCTTGAATAGTGTTCATAAAAAGCCCCCACCATTGTAACTTCACGGCCATACTAAAGACAGAAAGACTGTTAATACATCTATCTTTTGAAAAAAAATTTGTTAAACTTTTGCAGGAATAATATTGTAAGCCAAAGCCGCAATAAATGTCCCAGCCCACTCAATACTTATGTCCGACTACTTAATTTTTCAATTTTCAATTTTTAGAGAAAAAATCTTATTTAAAAAAAAATTAGTCGTTCACCTCTTGCTTATTGTTAATTTTTTTGCGGTAATGCTCCGAAGGTTTTTAGTATTTGGGAAAATTGAGTATTTCGTTCCATTAAAGCCATATGTCCGCCAGGTTTTAAAACAACCAACTCGGCATTAGGGATATCGATACTAATGCGACGATTAGCGCTCTTAAGCGTAGAAATATCCGATTCACCAGCAATAACTAAGACGGGAAGTTCGATAGTTGACAGGGTTTCGGTTTCATCAAAATTGAACATTGCTAATACTCCTCTTGCGAGTACCCCAGGAGATGCCAGTAATCCCAAGCGCGTTGAAAAATCAAGTTGTCCTCGAGTTTCATGTCCTGTAAATCCAGATAATTCCGTAGTTAAATACATCATACCGTTGAGGTAGCTTAAAAGACTCATCAGCCAAAACAGAGGTGATAGGGCAATAACTGTATACAATAATGGCTCAATTAACGGTTTTTGCAACCGCTTGATAATTCGATTAAAAATAGTCGTTTTCAGTGGATTTGTGTAGGTCGTATCCACTAAAATTATGCCTGCGACTTGTCGTCTCTGATATTCGGGAAACAAGCGGCAAAAGGTTAGCAGAATCATCCCACCCATACTATGACCTAGTAAAATAGCCGGACGATTTCCGGCTAAAGCTAACACAGCTTCAAGATCACGAGCGTATTTTTCGAGTGAGTAATCACGATTTTTAGGATGACTCGATTTACCTAGACCCGGTAAATCCCAAAGGATCAAACGGTAGTGATGGGCAAGTTGTTTTTTGAGATAGTACCAGACTGTACTATTTGGCCCCCAACCATGAGTCAAAATTAAAGGAGGGGCATCAGGTGAACCATAGAATTCAATATGAATTTCACTGCCATCAGGACGTAAAATTTGTTCAGTTACACTACTGCGGTACATTCTCGGTTCATCAACTCCCCTCCGCCGTAAGAAAAGAGTAATCGGCAAAAATCCTAAAAATGACCAAATTATAATAG
This region includes:
- the modA gene encoding molybdate ABC transporter substrate-binding protein, whose translation is MKRKNFIGLLLCLMLTFIGTVSCSQSSDNTTSNSPSEPVKLTISAAISLKDALTEIKKIYQPENFNPKLTYNFGSSGTLQQQIEQGAPIDVFISAAPKQINALEAKKLLLEGTRQNLLKNNVVLVVAKNTDEANISDFKDLTNSKIKRLSIGDPGSVPAGQYGKEVLTFFNIYEQIKPKIVFAKDVRQVLAYLGTGNLDAGIVYGTDALTSDKVRVVATASENTHQPIIYPISVLKNSKNVEAAQQFIQFLSSPPAQTIFEKYGFKMAQ
- a CDS encoding dienelactone hydrolase family protein encodes the protein MKLEQIDVIIPTDDGQMPAFLCRPLSESPEPAIILLMEAFGLTSHIKDVARRIAAWGYVVLAPDLYYRELPLNTFSYDEVEQAMAMMYRLDLLATENDIRAALAYLKSCSNVKEDRIGMTGFCLGGGLTFMSACKFSNEIKAAAPFYGMVFDEWIEAVKNITIPVYLFFGGADPFIARKRIEQIESRFRELDKEYFLKVYDDADHGFFCDERSSYNFEAAVDAEQELTNFFEQYLRL
- a CDS encoding SDR family NAD(P)-dependent oxidoreductase, whose protein sequence is MNTIQDHPIGFILAAIGTFWVLLTILRWWQESQYNFKDKTVLITGGSRGLGLVMARQLIKQGAILAICARNTAELEAAKSELEETGAKVLTIPCDVTNLSQVQELIETVNNSLGSIDVLINNAGMIQVGPYQTMTLSDYEAAMNVHFWSPLYTTLAVVPSMRKRKTGRIVNISSIGGKISVPHLLPYSASKFALVGLSEGMRSELARDGIIVTTVCPGLMRTGSTENAFFKGHYRAEYTWFSLSDSLPIISMSADAAARQILAAIRRGASEVTLSIPAFIATRFHGLFPGFTSDLLKWVNWLLPAAGGINDEQRPGKASHSSLSPSALTRLNNQAMRQNNELETDEL
- a CDS encoding alpha/beta fold hydrolase, which codes for MPLDFLLRTLTGLLSFVLLGGSIYILHEWYEGELINRFWLILGWTIIIWSFLGFLPITLFLRRRGVDEPRMYRSSVTEQILRPDGSEIHIEFYGSPDAPPLILTHGWGPNSTVWYYLKKQLAHHYRLILWDLPGLGKSSHPKNRDYSLEKYARDLEAVLALAGNRPAILLGHSMGGMILLTFCRLFPEYQRRQVAGIILVDTTYTNPLKTTIFNRIIKRLQKPLIEPLLYTVIALSPLFWLMSLLSYLNGMMYLTTELSGFTGHETRGQLDFSTRLGLLASPGVLARGVLAMFNFDETETLSTIELPVLVIAGESDISTLKSANRRISIDIPNAELVVLKPGGHMALMERNTQFSQILKTFGALPQKN